In Streptomyces capitiformicae, one genomic interval encodes:
- a CDS encoding ThuA domain-containing protein has product MRRQPRTLLGGAAATLAALALLGQPSPVNAADTSYDVLVFSKTAGFRHDSIPAGIQAIRDLGAANSFTVTATEDGNHFTSSNLSRYEAVIFLNTTGDVLNDAQQSAFQSYIGSGGGFVGVHSAADTEYNWPFYGDLVGAYFASHPAVQQANVKVEGRAHAATAHLPQTWTRTDEWYNFRTNPRTTARVLTTLDESSYSGGSMGADHPHTWCKTYSGGRSFYTGGGHSQASYAEPALRAHLLGGIRYAAGRTKADCRPETGYTTLYNGSTTGWSQAGPGGFTNSDATLASYGGMGMLWYSARQFTNYSLKLDWKMPGDDNSGVIVGFPPTNDPQSALNNGYEVQIDATDAPDRTTGSIYAVKAPDTAARDTALNPPGEWNTFELLVEGERLQVWLNGVKINDFTNTDPARSLAGHVGIQNHGTGDDVSFRNVRIKELGGSPPPTPGAGPVVGPAGKCLDVRNGSSADGTAVQISSCTGSARQQWTVTPGSTVKALGKCLDVSGNGTADGATLLQGVLVPHAVHARLGRDVLRHDLFGRSHVTLPHCLGGSVGANVRSDLRRGLD; this is encoded by the coding sequence ATGCGCAGACAACCCCGAACCCTGCTTGGTGGGGCGGCCGCGACACTCGCCGCCCTGGCCCTCCTCGGGCAGCCCAGCCCCGTCAACGCCGCGGACACGTCCTACGACGTCCTCGTGTTCTCCAAGACGGCCGGTTTCCGGCACGACTCGATTCCGGCAGGGATCCAGGCCATCCGCGACCTCGGCGCGGCGAACAGTTTCACGGTGACGGCGACGGAGGACGGCAACCACTTCACCTCCAGCAACCTGAGCCGTTACGAGGCGGTGATCTTCCTCAACACCACCGGCGACGTCCTGAACGACGCCCAGCAGTCGGCGTTCCAGTCGTACATCGGCTCAGGCGGCGGCTTCGTCGGCGTCCACTCGGCCGCGGACACGGAGTACAACTGGCCGTTCTACGGCGATCTGGTCGGCGCCTACTTCGCCTCGCACCCCGCTGTCCAGCAGGCCAACGTCAAGGTGGAGGGGCGGGCGCACGCGGCGACCGCCCACCTGCCGCAGACATGGACCCGCACCGATGAGTGGTACAACTTCCGGACCAACCCCCGTACCACCGCGCGCGTGCTCACCACGCTGGACGAGTCGTCGTACTCGGGCGGCTCGATGGGCGCCGACCACCCGCACACCTGGTGCAAGACCTACTCGGGGGGCCGGTCCTTCTACACCGGCGGCGGGCACAGCCAGGCGTCGTACGCGGAGCCGGCGTTGCGGGCCCACCTGCTCGGCGGCATCCGGTACGCGGCAGGCCGGACCAAGGCCGACTGCCGGCCCGAGACCGGCTATACGACCCTCTACAACGGCTCGACCACCGGCTGGTCGCAGGCCGGCCCAGGCGGCTTCACCAACTCGGACGCCACCCTCGCCTCGTACGGCGGCATGGGCATGCTCTGGTACAGCGCCCGGCAGTTCACCAACTACTCGCTGAAGCTGGACTGGAAGATGCCCGGCGACGACAACTCCGGTGTGATCGTGGGCTTCCCACCGACGAACGACCCGCAGTCGGCACTGAACAACGGCTACGAGGTCCAGATCGACGCCACCGACGCGCCCGACCGCACGACCGGCTCGATCTACGCCGTCAAGGCCCCGGACACGGCTGCCCGGGACACGGCGCTCAACCCACCGGGCGAGTGGAACACCTTCGAGTTGCTGGTGGAGGGCGAGCGGCTCCAGGTCTGGCTCAATGGCGTGAAGATCAATGACTTCACCAACACCGACCCCGCCCGCTCGCTCGCCGGCCACGTCGGCATCCAGAACCACGGCACGGGGGACGACGTATCGTTCCGCAACGTCCGGATCAAGGAGCTGGGCGGCAGCCCGCCGCCCACCCCCGGCGCGGGTCCGGTCGTGGGGCCCGCGGGTAAGTGTCTGGATGTCCGTAACGGCAGCTCGGCGGATGGGACGGCGGTGCAGATCTCGTCGTGTACGGGCTCGGCGCGGCAGCAGTGGACGGTGACGCCGGGGTCGACGGTCAAGGCGTTGGGCAAGTGCCTGGATGTCAGCGGTAACGGCACGGCGGACGGGGCGACCCTCCTCCAAGGCGTACTTGTCCCGCATGCGGTCCACGCGCGCCTCGGTCGCGACGTACTGCGCCATGATCTCTTCGGACGTAGTCATGTCACCTTGCCTCATTGCCTGGGTGGGTCTGTGGGTGCGAACGTACGGTCCGACCTGCGGCGGGGGCTTGACTGA
- a CDS encoding D-alanyl-D-alanine carboxypeptidase family protein → MHSSHDKSLAAHRRRTPSRRRFIGLAAAGAAAVGAAGIGRAALASDPVPPPRKFRSQWGIDRRKRSVRRILNAADPTAVAAWITGTGSAPDMIKKEMDTQVNALADAAAADLGTARDAVVVSWVRAAATQRKIWDRKYEFLRTGSGGAGTFGIITDEVRAKYATQLGSDPQWDPDRDSHRSVWESLTADERQIEILRTSTAPGVSRHHLGSDADFFGTTPQDWADDGPEAANYRWLRGNAARFGFLQPYTAESARTKPAISEERWHWSYAPVSEAVLDFVRANQDVISASLDQLWSYDPTRFTYIKENWRNYMFHVNEKAYFG, encoded by the coding sequence ATGCACAGCTCACACGACAAGTCACTCGCCGCTCACCGCCGCAGGACGCCCAGCCGACGCCGGTTCATCGGGCTGGCCGCGGCGGGGGCGGCCGCGGTCGGCGCGGCCGGGATCGGCCGGGCGGCCCTTGCCTCGGACCCGGTCCCGCCGCCGCGGAAGTTTCGCTCGCAGTGGGGCATCGACCGCCGTAAGCGGTCCGTCAGGAGGATCCTGAACGCCGCCGACCCGACGGCCGTCGCCGCCTGGATAACCGGCACAGGGTCCGCCCCCGACATGATCAAGAAGGAGATGGACACCCAGGTCAACGCCTTGGCCGACGCGGCAGCGGCCGACCTGGGCACCGCCCGTGACGCGGTCGTCGTCTCCTGGGTGCGCGCCGCGGCGACGCAACGCAAGATATGGGATCGTAAGTACGAGTTCCTGCGCACCGGTTCGGGCGGCGCCGGAACCTTCGGCATCATCACCGACGAGGTACGCGCCAAGTACGCCACCCAGCTGGGCTCGGACCCTCAGTGGGATCCCGACAGGGACTCCCACCGCTCGGTGTGGGAGTCCCTGACCGCCGACGAACGCCAGATCGAGATACTCCGCACGTCAACGGCGCCCGGTGTCTCGCGCCACCACCTGGGCTCCGATGCGGACTTCTTCGGCACAACGCCCCAGGACTGGGCGGACGACGGCCCAGAGGCCGCCAACTACAGGTGGCTGCGCGGCAACGCGGCCCGCTTCGGCTTCCTCCAGCCGTACACAGCGGAGTCGGCCAGGACCAAGCCGGCGATCAGCGAGGAGCGCTGGCACTGGTCGTACGCGCCGGTCTCGGAGGCCGTCCTGGACTTCGTCCGCGCGAACCAGGACGTGATCTCCGCTTCGCTGGACCAGCTGTGGAGCTACGACCCGACGCGGTTCACGTACATCAAGGAGAACTGGCGCAACTACATGTTCCACGTGAACGAGAAGGCGTACTTCGGCTAG
- a CDS encoding RICIN domain-containing protein, whose translation MRNPQSGKCLDVSGANSSDGTLVHLWTCHGGANQKWTLP comes from the coding sequence CTGCGGAACCCGCAGTCGGGCAAGTGCCTGGACGTGTCGGGCGCCAACTCGTCGGACGGCACCCTCGTGCACCTGTGGACCTGCCACGGCGGAGCCAACCAGAAATGGACCCTGCCCTGA
- a CDS encoding IS110 family RNA-guided transposase, translating to MTITCGIDWAEDHHDVALVDETGKLVAKQRIKDDADGFRQLLALLAEAGDCAEAPIPVAVETARGLVFACLRTTGRKVYSINPMAVARYRERHRSARAKSDHADAMTLANILRTDADVHRPLPADSELVRAIAVLARAQQDTVWNRAQLNNQLRSHLKQYYPAALAAFAVRGVGLDSREARAVLATAPAPDTAARLTRAQLRAALRRSGRQRNIEVWVERLRTIFTGDYLHQPPLVERAMGRQTLALVAQLDAACRAADDLAEAAAEAFAGHPDAEILASFPGIGPLTGARVLAEIGDDRTRFADARALKAYDGSAPVTIASGKSHLVRHRRVKNQRLAAAGYVWIFGALPSPQVKAEYDRRRDLGDRHTAAMRNVFNRFLGCLHHCLQTGQKFDPGKAFPAVSTAPVTLAA from the coding sequence TTGACGATCACCTGCGGGATCGACTGGGCGGAAGACCACCACGACGTGGCGCTGGTCGACGAGACGGGAAAGCTGGTCGCCAAGCAGCGCATCAAGGACGACGCGGACGGCTTCCGCCAGCTGCTTGCCCTGCTCGCAGAAGCCGGTGACTGCGCTGAAGCCCCGATACCGGTCGCGGTGGAGACCGCCCGCGGCCTGGTGTTCGCCTGCCTGCGTACCACCGGCCGCAAGGTGTACTCGATCAACCCGATGGCGGTGGCCCGCTACCGCGAGCGGCACCGCAGTGCCCGCGCGAAGTCCGACCACGCCGACGCGATGACGCTGGCCAATATCCTGCGGACCGACGCCGACGTGCACAGACCGCTGCCCGCCGACTCCGAACTGGTCCGGGCGATCGCTGTCCTCGCCCGCGCCCAGCAGGACACGGTGTGGAACCGCGCCCAGCTCAACAACCAGCTGCGCTCGCACCTCAAGCAGTACTACCCGGCGGCCCTCGCGGCGTTCGCCGTCCGCGGCGTCGGGCTGGATTCCCGGGAAGCACGCGCGGTCCTCGCCACGGCACCCGCCCCGGACACGGCCGCCCGCCTGACCCGTGCCCAGCTGCGGGCCGCCCTGCGCAGATCCGGACGACAGCGGAACATCGAGGTCTGGGTGGAACGGCTGCGCACCATTTTCACCGGCGACTACCTGCACCAGCCGCCGCTCGTTGAACGGGCGATGGGGCGCCAAACCCTCGCGCTGGTCGCCCAGTTGGATGCCGCCTGCCGGGCAGCCGACGACCTCGCCGAGGCTGCGGCCGAGGCGTTCGCCGGGCATCCGGACGCCGAAATCCTGGCCAGCTTCCCCGGAATCGGGCCGCTCACCGGCGCACGCGTCCTGGCCGAGATCGGTGACGACCGCACCCGCTTCGCCGACGCCCGCGCCCTGAAGGCGTATGACGGCTCGGCACCGGTCACCATCGCCAGTGGCAAGAGCCACCTCGTGCGCCATCGGCGGGTGAAGAACCAGCGCCTGGCCGCCGCAGGCTACGTATGGATCTTCGGCGCACTACCCTCCCCACAGGTCAAGGCCGAATACGACCGACGCCGGGACCTCGGCGACCGGCACACCGCCGCCATGCGCAACGTCTTCAACCGCTTCCTGGGATGTCTCCACCACTGCCTGCAGACCGGGCAGAAGTTCGATCCCGGCAAGGCGTTCCCCGCCGTGTCCACGGCGCCGGTAACGCTCGCGGCTTGA